The following coding sequences are from one Prochlorococcus sp. MIT 1314 window:
- a CDS encoding response regulator transcription factor has translation MNEINQLNNETVRKSRILLVDDEPGLRTAVKTFLEDEGFEIYIAIDGEDGWEKAQTIFPDLIISDIMMPRANGYALLEKIRKDEKLGGIPVIFLTAKGMTLDRTEGYLAGVDDYISKPFNPDELAARVKNVINRQERLLKEAARFADIDVSTMAKQITEIKSMLTDQNPTNSENKINIPSFTPREASVLQLVAEGLMNKEIARQLETSIRNVEKYVSRLFIKTGTSSRTELVRYALENHLVK, from the coding sequence ATGAATGAAATTAATCAACTAAATAATGAAACAGTAAGAAAATCAAGAATTTTATTAGTTGATGATGAACCTGGTTTAAGAACAGCTGTTAAAACATTTCTAGAAGATGAAGGGTTTGAAATATATATTGCTATTGATGGAGAGGATGGTTGGGAAAAAGCTCAAACAATTTTTCCTGATTTGATAATTAGCGACATTATGATGCCCCGAGCTAACGGTTATGCTTTATTAGAAAAAATTAGAAAGGATGAAAAATTAGGAGGGATTCCAGTTATTTTCTTAACTGCAAAAGGAATGACCTTAGACAGAACAGAGGGTTATCTTGCAGGAGTTGATGATTATATTTCCAAACCTTTCAACCCCGATGAACTAGCTGCAAGAGTTAAAAATGTAATCAATAGACAAGAACGATTACTAAAAGAAGCAGCAAGATTCGCAGATATTGATGTAAGCACAATGGCGAAGCAAATTACTGAAATAAAATCTATGCTCACAGACCAAAATCCGACTAATTCAGAAAATAAAATCAATATTCCTAGTTTTACTCCAAGAGAAGCAAGTGTACTTCAATTAGTAGCAGAGGGACTGATGAACAAGGAAATTGCAAGACAGCTTGAAACATCTATTAGAAATGTTGAAAAATATGTAAGCAGACTGTTTATAAAGACAGGTACATCTAGCCGAACCGAATTAGTTCGTTATGCACTTGAAAATCATTTAGTAAAATAA
- the purE gene encoding 5-(carboxyamino)imidazole ribonucleotide mutase → MSELNSKDIYKIAVVMGSDSDLKTLKPAIDILIEFGIKTEVCILSAHRTPIEMMEYAKSAESENIKVIIAGAGGAAHLPGMLASITCIPVIGVPVESKTLKGIDSLLSIVQMPAGIPVATVAINGGQNAGLLAIEIIGLFDESIKKNLKEFRENLHTQVRNKNSKLSNIGADNYLQNQ, encoded by the coding sequence TTGTCAGAATTGAATTCTAAAGATATTTATAAAATCGCTGTCGTGATGGGTAGTGATTCAGATCTAAAAACATTGAAACCTGCAATAGATATTTTAATAGAATTTGGAATAAAAACTGAAGTTTGTATACTTTCTGCTCATAGAACACCTATTGAGATGATGGAATATGCAAAAAGTGCAGAATCAGAAAACATAAAAGTAATAATAGCTGGTGCTGGTGGTGCTGCTCACCTTCCAGGAATGTTGGCATCCATAACTTGTATTCCTGTTATAGGAGTACCAGTAGAGAGTAAGACACTTAAAGGGATTGACTCTCTTTTGTCAATTGTTCAAATGCCTGCTGGTATACCAGTAGCAACAGTTGCAATCAATGGAGGTCAGAATGCTGGATTATTGGCAATAGAAATTATAGGTTTATTCGATGAATCTATTAAAAAAAATTTAAAGGAATTTAGAGAAAATCTTCATACACAGGTAAGAAATAAAAATAGTAAATTATCAAATATTGGGGCTGACAATTATCTGCAAAATCAATGA
- a CDS encoding cysteine desulfurase family protein, producing the protein MLSTPILLDYQSSTPCSKDVVDSMKPYWSEIFSNPSSKSNLAGINASAILEASRENIEQNLFLHNKKIIFTSGATESNNLALLGFARNYLKKTGRYGHIITLKTEHKAVLEPLNQLKKEGFMVTEISPERDGLISEEKFKNNIREETFMVSVMLANNEIGVIQPIATISKICKSKGITFHSDFAQCLGYVELKDLLSNVNMITMSSHKIYGPKGIGLLLIDEEINLEPLIVGGGQEYGLRSGTLPLPLVVGFAKAIEIAVINQKRNADKLLLYRNNLLNGLLENNSGLLINGSIKKRLPHNLNLTVLDLNGAKFHKLLKSKIICSSGSSCSNGEPSHVLLALGRSFKEAESSIRLSIGLNTNSKDIKQAIRILTNTIKSLR; encoded by the coding sequence ATGCTATCAACTCCTATTCTACTAGATTACCAATCTTCAACTCCTTGCTCTAAAGATGTTGTTGATTCTATGAAACCTTATTGGAGTGAGATATTTTCTAACCCTTCAAGCAAATCTAATTTGGCGGGTATAAACGCAAGCGCTATATTGGAAGCCTCAAGAGAAAATATAGAACAAAATTTATTTCTTCATAATAAAAAGATTATTTTTACAAGTGGGGCTACTGAATCGAATAACTTAGCATTATTAGGTTTTGCAAGAAATTACCTTAAAAAAACAGGAAGATATGGACATATTATTACCTTGAAAACGGAGCATAAAGCTGTACTTGAGCCCTTAAATCAACTAAAAAAAGAAGGATTTATGGTTACAGAAATTTCTCCAGAAAGAGATGGGTTGATTTCAGAAGAAAAGTTCAAAAATAATATAAGAGAAGAAACATTTATGGTTAGTGTCATGTTGGCAAATAACGAAATAGGAGTTATTCAGCCAATAGCGACTATTTCAAAGATATGTAAATCGAAAGGAATAACTTTTCACTCTGATTTTGCACAATGTTTAGGTTATGTCGAGTTAAAAGATCTTTTATCAAATGTAAACATGATAACAATGAGTTCCCATAAAATTTATGGTCCTAAAGGAATAGGACTTCTTTTGATTGATGAAGAAATTAATCTGGAACCTTTAATTGTTGGAGGAGGGCAGGAATATGGTCTTAGATCTGGCACATTACCTCTCCCTTTAGTAGTAGGCTTTGCTAAAGCAATAGAGATAGCAGTTATTAATCAAAAAAGGAATGCTGATAAATTACTTTTATATAGAAATAACCTTTTAAATGGTTTGTTAGAAAACAATTCTGGTTTATTAATTAATGGCTCTATAAAAAAAAGATTACCACACAATTTAAATTTGACTGTATTGGATTTAAACGGAGCAAAGTTTCATAAACTTTTAAAATCTAAAATAATTTGTTCTAGTGGATCATCATGCAGTAACGGTGAACCTTCTCATGTTTTACTCGCATTAGGTAGATCTTTTAAAGAAGCAGAATCTTCAATAAGGTTAAGTATTGGATTAAACACTAATTCAAAAGATATTAAACAAGCAATTCGTATTCTCACGAATACTATCAAATCATTACGTTAG
- the bchM gene encoding magnesium protoporphyrin IX methyltransferase produces the protein MTSNKIIEKSEVKEYFNGTGFERWNKIYSKSDEINTVQKNIRKGHQKTVDDVVSCIKNYPELTKKSFCDAGCGVGSLSIPLLKLGIKELQVSDISSEMIKETKKRISELGLNQGKIKYEVCDLEQLKGLFDVVVCLDVFIHYPQPVAEEMVQHLCDLSKEKLIVSFAPYTPVLAVLKNIGKLFPGPSKTTRAYTLKEKGIINAAKERGFNVVKTKLNQAPFYFSKLIEFEKIK, from the coding sequence ATGACGTCAAATAAAATTATCGAAAAAAGTGAAGTTAAGGAGTATTTCAATGGGACTGGCTTTGAAAGATGGAACAAAATTTATAGCAAATCTGATGAAATCAATACTGTTCAGAAAAATATTAGGAAAGGACATCAAAAGACTGTAGATGATGTAGTCTCATGCATCAAAAATTATCCTGAACTAACAAAAAAAAGTTTTTGTGATGCAGGATGTGGTGTTGGAAGTCTATCCATACCTTTACTAAAACTTGGTATTAAAGAATTACAGGTAAGCGATATTTCTTCTGAAATGATTAAAGAAACAAAGAAACGCATAAGTGAATTAGGTTTGAACCAAGGTAAGATCAAATATGAAGTCTGTGATCTGGAACAACTAAAAGGATTATTTGATGTAGTAGTTTGTTTAGATGTATTTATTCATTATCCTCAACCGGTCGCAGAAGAAATGGTCCAACATTTATGTGATTTAAGCAAAGAAAAACTAATCGTTAGCTTTGCTCCTTATACTCCAGTTCTTGCTGTTCTAAAAAATATAGGTAAATTATTTCCTGGGCCAAGTAAAACTACTAGAGCTTACACATTAAAAGAAAAGGGAATTATTAATGCTGCCAAAGAAAGAGGATTTAACGTGGTTAAAACGAAATTAAATCAAGCTCCTTTTTATTTTTCGAAACTAATTGAATTTGAAAAAATAAAATAA
- the cysC gene encoding adenylyl-sulfate kinase has product MKEQDQTNSTNIKWHSLTIDREKLEKMRGHKGMVIWFTGLSGSGKSTLANALNEVLHLDGFSTYILDGDNIRHGLCKDLGFSDEDREENIRRIGEVANLFMNAGIITITAFVSPFISDRDKVRKIIGSKDFIEVYCAANIKVCENRDTKGLYKKARLGEIKDFTGISSPYEAPQNPEIVVDTGSLDLKDSVEKVINYLKEENLLTKG; this is encoded by the coding sequence ATGAAAGAACAAGATCAAACAAATTCAACCAATATAAAGTGGCATAGTTTAACTATTGATAGAGAAAAGTTGGAGAAAATGAGGGGGCATAAAGGAATGGTTATTTGGTTTACAGGCTTATCAGGCTCAGGTAAAAGTACTTTAGCTAACGCTTTAAATGAAGTTTTACACTTAGATGGTTTTTCAACTTACATCTTGGATGGAGATAATATAAGGCACGGTTTATGTAAAGATCTTGGTTTTTCGGATGAAGATAGAGAAGAAAATATAAGAAGGATTGGGGAAGTTGCGAATTTATTTATGAATGCTGGGATAATAACTATTACAGCATTCGTTTCACCATTCATAAGTGATAGAGATAAAGTGAGAAAAATTATTGGATCTAAGGATTTTATTGAAGTTTATTGTGCTGCAAATATCAAGGTTTGCGAAAACAGGGATACCAAGGGTCTTTATAAGAAGGCTCGTTTGGGTGAAATTAAGGATTTTACAGGGATTTCCAGTCCATATGAAGCTCCTCAGAATCCGGAAATTGTTGTTGATACAGGTTCGTTAGATTTAAAGGATTCAGTTGAAAAAGTTATTAATTATCTTAAAGAAGAAAACCTTCTTACAAAGGGCTAA
- the rsmH gene encoding 16S rRNA (cytosine(1402)-N(4))-methyltransferase RsmH has protein sequence MQIDLSDSSFFNHKSVMTDEMMASLEHYPLINHKALKGIDATIGGGGHSYQLLRKYSDLKIIGLDQDPLARKSASNKLDEFKNRIDIRASNFANFKPKEKVSFVIADLGVNSNQIDDPNRGFSFQKNGPLDMRMNPLLEVDAEKLIETLNEKDLANLIYKYGEERLSRKIARKIKMDLKENGKYSGTKELAYSIAGCFPPKQRYKKIHPATRTFQALRIAVNKEIEVLEKFLQVVPDWLLPGGIISIISFHSLEDRLVKSSFKNDQRLKNLTKKPITPTEQEVEVNRRARSGKLRIAQLN, from the coding sequence ATGCAAATTGACCTATCTGATTCATCTTTTTTCAACCACAAATCAGTTATGACAGATGAGATGATGGCCTCATTAGAGCATTACCCCTTAATAAATCATAAAGCACTTAAAGGAATAGATGCAACTATAGGCGGAGGCGGGCACTCTTATCAGTTATTGAGAAAATATTCAGATTTAAAAATAATTGGCCTTGATCAAGATCCACTGGCAAGAAAATCAGCATCAAATAAACTTGATGAATTTAAAAATAGGATTGATATAAGGGCTTCAAATTTTGCGAATTTTAAACCAAAAGAAAAAGTTTCTTTTGTAATTGCAGATCTTGGTGTAAATAGTAACCAAATTGATGACCCTAACAGAGGATTTAGTTTCCAAAAAAATGGTCCACTTGATATGCGCATGAATCCTTTACTTGAGGTTGATGCAGAGAAATTAATTGAGACTTTAAATGAAAAAGATCTAGCTAACTTAATATATAAATATGGAGAAGAAAGATTATCTAGAAAGATTGCTAGGAAAATAAAAATGGATTTGAAGGAAAATGGTAAATATTCTGGTACAAAAGAGTTAGCTTATTCTATTGCCGGCTGCTTTCCACCAAAACAAAGATATAAAAAAATACACCCAGCAACAAGAACATTTCAAGCACTAAGAATTGCCGTTAATAAAGAAATTGAAGTATTAGAAAAATTTTTGCAAGTGGTCCCTGATTGGCTACTGCCAGGCGGAATTATTTCTATTATTAGTTTTCATTCCCTTGAAGATAGATTAGTCAAAAGTTCTTTTAAGAATGATCAAAGACTGAAAAACCTGACAAAAAAGCCAATAACTCCTACCGAACAAGAAGTCGAAGTAAATAGAAGAGCTAGAAGTGGAAAATTAAGAATTGCTCAATTAAATTAA
- a CDS encoding translation initiation factor SUI1 has protein sequence MGKKNWIEFDNQENQSQETFKVDTFNKKSKINISKEKKGKKGKTITIIKGLGTENQILLKEFLKKIKVFCGTGGTLIDSNIQLQGDMVSKSIEFLRKEGFHNF, from the coding sequence ATGGGAAAAAAGAATTGGATCGAATTTGATAATCAAGAAAATCAATCTCAAGAAACATTTAAAGTTGATACTTTTAATAAAAAATCAAAAATAAATATTTCAAAAGAAAAAAAAGGTAAAAAGGGCAAGACGATTACTATAATTAAAGGTTTGGGAACCGAGAATCAAATCTTACTAAAAGAATTTCTTAAAAAAATTAAAGTTTTTTGTGGAACTGGAGGAACATTAATTGATAGTAATATCCAGTTACAGGGTGATATGGTGTCTAAATCAATTGAGTTTCTTCGTAAAGAGGGATTTCATAATTTTTGA
- the trpB gene encoding tryptophan synthase subunit beta, protein MVSTFSRQDQNYNNEDLNQPSKEGRFGKYGGQYVPETLMPALFELENAAENAWKDKLFIQELNHLLKTYVGRETPLYEAKRLTEHYKTKQATARIWLKREDLNHTGAHKINNALGQALLAIRMGKKRIIAETGAGQHGVATATVCARFGLKCIIYMGAEDIKRQSLNVFRMKLLGAEVKVVNSGTATLKDATSEAIRDWVSNVETTHYILGSVAGPHPFPKIVRDFHAVIGEETKKQCLESFGSLPDILLACVGGGSNAMGLFHPFVKESSVRLIGVEAAGSGVDTDKHAATITKGSVGILHGSMSLLLQDANGQVQEAHSISAGLDYPGVGPEHSHLKDIGRAEYGSVTDQEALNALRLVSELEGIIPALETSHAFAWLDKLCPTLEKDTHIVINCSGRGDKDVNTVASSLDI, encoded by the coding sequence GTGGTAAGTACATTTTCTCGCCAAGATCAAAACTATAACAACGAAGATTTAAATCAACCCTCCAAAGAGGGAAGATTTGGAAAATATGGTGGTCAATATGTTCCAGAAACATTAATGCCTGCTCTTTTTGAGCTTGAAAACGCTGCAGAAAATGCATGGAAAGATAAACTTTTCATACAAGAATTAAATCATCTACTCAAGACTTATGTAGGAAGAGAAACACCACTTTATGAAGCCAAAAGACTTACTGAACACTACAAAACTAAACAAGCAACTGCAAGAATATGGCTTAAAAGAGAAGATTTAAATCATACTGGTGCTCACAAAATTAATAATGCCCTCGGTCAAGCTTTATTAGCAATTAGAATGGGAAAAAAAAGGATAATTGCTGAAACTGGTGCAGGGCAGCATGGAGTTGCTACAGCTACTGTTTGTGCGAGATTTGGCTTGAAATGCATTATCTATATGGGTGCTGAGGACATAAAAAGGCAATCCCTCAACGTCTTTAGAATGAAATTACTAGGTGCTGAAGTTAAAGTTGTAAATTCTGGCACTGCAACACTTAAGGATGCCACTAGTGAAGCTATTAGAGATTGGGTTTCTAATGTCGAAACAACACACTATATTTTAGGATCTGTTGCGGGTCCACACCCTTTCCCGAAAATTGTACGAGATTTTCACGCAGTCATAGGTGAAGAAACTAAAAAACAATGTCTGGAATCGTTTGGATCCTTACCAGATATTTTACTTGCTTGTGTAGGTGGGGGATCAAATGCGATGGGCCTTTTCCATCCTTTCGTTAAAGAATCATCTGTAAGATTAATTGGAGTTGAAGCTGCAGGAAGCGGAGTTGATACTGACAAACATGCTGCAACTATAACTAAAGGGTCAGTAGGAATTTTGCATGGATCAATGAGTCTTCTTTTACAAGATGCTAATGGTCAAGTACAAGAAGCCCACTCAATAAGTGCAGGTTTAGATTACCCTGGGGTAGGCCCTGAACATAGTCATTTAAAAGATATAGGTAGAGCAGAATATGGATCGGTCACAGATCAAGAAGCTTTAAATGCTTTGAGACTTGTTAGTGAACTTGAAGGGATTATACCAGCACTAGAAACCTCCCATGCATTTGCTTGGTTAGATAAATTATGCCCTACTCTTGAAAAAGATACTCATATAGTTATCAATTGCTCT